The following are encoded together in the Cervus elaphus chromosome 23, mCerEla1.1, whole genome shotgun sequence genome:
- the VAPB gene encoding vesicle-associated membrane protein-associated protein B/C isoform X1, with protein sequence MAKVEQVLSLEPQHELKFRGPFTDVVTTNLKLGNPTDRNVCFKVKTTAPRRYCVRPNSGIIDAGASINVSVMLQPFDYDPNEKSKHKFMVQSMFAPTDTSDMEAVWKEAKPEDLMDSKLRCVFELPAENDKPHDVEINKIIPTTASKTETPTVSKALSSSLDDTEVKKVMEECKRLQSEVQRLREENKQFKEEDGLRMRKTVQSNSPTPASATAGKEEGLSTRLLALVVLFFIVGVIIGKIAL encoded by the exons GTCCCTTCACCGATGTTGTCACCACCAACCTGAAGCTTGGCAACCCGACAGATCGAAATGTGTGTTTTAAAGTGAAGACCACGGCACCGCGTAGGTACTGCGTGAGGCCCAACAGTGGGATCATTGATGCAGGGGCCTCGATTAACGTATCTG tgaTGTTACAGCCTTTCGATTATGATCCCAATGAGAAAAGTAAACACAAGTTTATGGTTCAGTCTATGTTTGCTCCAACTGACACTTCTGATATGGAAGCAGTA TGGAAGGAGGCAAAACCGGAAGACCTTATGGATTCAAAACTTAGATGTGTGTTTGAATTGCCAGCAGAAAATGATAAACCA CATgatgtagaaataaataaaattatacccACAACTGCATCAAAGACAGAAACACCAACGGTGTCTAAAGCTCTGAGTTCCTCCTTGGATGACACTGAAGTTAAGAAGGTGATGGAAGAGTGTAAGAGGCTGCAGAGTGAAGTCCAGAGGCTTCGGGAGGAGAACAAGCAGTTCAAG GAGGAAGACGGACTTCGGATGAGGAAGACAGTGCAGAGCAACAGCCCCACTCCCGCGTCAGCCACGGCTGGGAAGGAGGAGGGCCTGAGCACCCGGCTGCTGGCGCTCGTCGTCCTCTTCTTCATCGTTGGCGTGATCATAGGGAAGATCGCCTTGTAG